AACTTGCCAACTTTATTCAACACACTGAAAGTCTGAGCAGCTAATTCCCTAGTCGGAGATATGATAATACACCCAACTCCATCTTCAGGACCCCATCTCTCCTTGTGCAGCTTCTCCAGCACCTGAAccacaccaacaacaacaatcaatTAACATGAAGAAATATAACAAAAAGGAAGAAACTTTACGAAACCCTCACCGGAATAACAAAGGCGAGAGTTTTCCCCGACCCGGTCCTCGCCGCGCCGAGAATATCTCTGCCGCATAAAGCGTGAGGCAGAGCGGCTCTCTGGATATCGACCATCTCAACGAACTTGGCCTCTTTCAGCCCTCGTTTCGTTTTGTCCGATATGGGCAGCTGATCGAACCTCCTTACGCCGGCGTAGCGCGAGAAAACGGCGCCGTTTTCGCCGTCTTCGAGCTTTCCGATCTTGGCGTCTTTCGGGAGAGGGCCCAGAGCGAGCGGGTTGGATCCTGAATCGGGTTTTTGGGATTCGATCCACTGTTCGAGGAAGATGACTTCTTCGGCTTCGTCGAGGCGCATCTGCTTCTTCATTCCCCTGGTCTTCTTAGGTCTTCCCATCTTGGCGGCAAACacgtgagaaagagaaagagagagagagagacagagggAGAGAAGCTTTCTGGGGACTTTGAGAAGGATTGGAATTTGCAGTGAAGCTGatgaaaattagggttttagtatttgagagagagagagacctcaACAGGCTTTGAAGGGTTTAACTACTACGATTGACGAGTTTTGAACTTTACAAAAACTTGGTCAACCTAAACTGATTTAGGCCCAATAAAAGCCCACCTTAggcttttcttttctcttttttttttaccgatGATAATGCATTTTTGAGAGTGgatcatacaattttttttttttttttgtaagagtCCATCATACAATTTTCTTACCTCGAAACAAATAATAACCCTACATAGATcttttctgataaaaaaaattcgaattttgATTTGCTTGAATTCAATTATCTTGGATATGGCCGATAATTAGTCAAAGAAAGAAAACTACCAAAAGataattagtcaaaaaaaaaccACCAAAAGATAACAAATCATTTAATccatttttttcaatattttatttattgacaGAAAATAAACCGAACCCTAGAAAGTCAGCCGCCGTTCTTTGTTCTATGCTCCGGCGGTCGGTGCTTCTCACCGCCGCCAGGAGCGGCCCCGTCTCTCATTCCCTTAGGTCTCTATGCATTTGTTTCCGGTAAAGTATCACTGTTTTCAGTTTGGTTTCAGATCTGAGTTAACAGAGGGATTCGATGACTCTGGTCTTGGATCTTCTTCGTTGTTGCTTGGGTGGAGTAGTCTATGGGCTGGGTTTGTCGGATTCAGTGCGGTGGTCATGAGCTTGCCTGTCGGGTTCAGGTTCCGCTGAAGTTCGGTGGTCAATCAAGGCTACGGGCTCTTCATTCTGAAGCCAATCATAGGTGTATTGTTATGTTTCTATGTTAGTATATGGTCCTtagttggttgatttgtggtctTGAGGCTTTGACGGCTTGGACATCCTTGAAGACCTGGTCGGGTTTGCGTTGCTCTTTCTCGCTATGCTTGGGTTGCTTCTTCATCTTCGAATCTGTTTTCTGGTGCACGGTGCAGGAATAAACCTCTGATGTGGGTAGCTACTTCTTTCATCGAATTTGGCGAGATGGTTTAGGTGGGTTTGCAATGGTTTTGCGTTAGCGGCTCTCTTCTCTGTCCTCTACGGTCGTCTTTGTCGAAGGTTCTATAAGCTATGGCCAGTGTTGATGCTATGTTTGTGAGTAAGAGTTCTCTGAATTTATGGATTTTGGTGGTCTTGAGGCAGTGGTGCTTAGTGTTATCAGTTTTGGGTCTTTCAGCTGTGCTCTAAGTTCTTGACTTCTGCTTTCAGTAGCGTCATATGTCCTCCAGGCTCGTCTTCGGTAAGGTCTTGATGCTCGACCCTTGTGTTTACTAATGATTGGATCATTGTGAAGCCTCGATAGTGCATTGTCATGCAGTTCCTTGGTTTTAAACCAACGGGTTTCTCTGGATTTCTTGGTAAGGAACCGTGGAGCTCTAGCTCAATTGCGTTGGGTCTTTGAGTAGTTAGATTGTCAACATGTTCTTCGCCGGCTGCTCGGATGGAGATCCGCCTTCTCGTGGCTTCCAAAAGTTGAAGCTTGTTCTTGAGTGGCGTGTACTCGGGGTCCTCTGTTGGATCGTGTCTTGGAACTCTTCTATCATCCGAATAATTCCGACCTTCAACGCTTTCTTCGTTAATCACGGCTTCTCTATCGAATTGCTTTGCTATATTGATACTTGTTTTAGCTCCATAAATTTTTCAGTGGTCTTGTTCTTTCCTAGCTTATGTCTTCGTAGTTGTcttattgttttcatatttgtctcTAGGTAGTAATGTTTACTACGCTGGCTGTTGGCTCCGGAAGAGATCTTTACTTTTGCCGGCTGTTGAATATTAATCcaacagatgacaaaaaaaaaaaaaaaataataacaaaccATTCTCTTCAACAGAACCGATGCAAGGACCAGCAAGGAAATCAAACCAATACAACCACTTTACTGATCATTCTATTAGCTTGTTTTTTCCTTAAAGTTTAAATCTTATTAGAAAACTAAGAATTAATCCACAGAAAAGTTGtcttaattaaattttcttattaccatttattttttttagcttaaaagattttgttttattttattttatgtgtaatcaCTATTTTCGTGGCTGCCTTTTCTAACTTTAacaatttgtttgttttgttttaaaatattctaatgcttctttattattatgttataaattacaaaattattatatcGATAATTTTACAACCAATATTATGTTTGGTTTTAGCTGTTTATTTGCACCACCTTAAGATAAATTCATGCTTGACGATTAAGTAATTTTGTATAAGATTTTCTCACTTATTTacaaaattgttaataaattatttgcCAAAAAAATCGATAATTAGATGTAcagtaaaaattctataaattaaaaatattgagtcattttatattttattaatttatagaattattaatttacaaaaaatttcttcttagatttttatttattttaagatatactctttctaaaataaaaatatacattttattacaatttatataaattaattaatattttgaaattcgaCGTTATATTagctttattatattatttagtgtatataaaatatgttccATATAATTTAAATGTGTTTTAGATGTAATTTTACTACATCTGATCAAAATATATCAAATGTCCATTATGAGTTTTATATTCATAATGGTTAGTTTGTACTTATACaaaatgtatatacatataaattattaatttataattttaatgagactatatatttacttaaaattttctgaaaaattattatcttattattttatcgatttatgtcatattttaaacatgtcaaaatttaattaatttataatatttatttatttatcgaatattaatatatagattttCTACTGGATAAACAttagtaaatatttaataaaagcaTTAAATTAAGAAGGCTTCCACGAATAATACGGTTTTATACAAGAAAAGAAGCTCGATTACACACTACTTCCAAGTTCAAGTTCTCGTCCGACTTGTTATGTTTTTCATCACAGCTGAACCGATGCTTCCTGCACACCATATTCTCCAGTATTGCAGCCTCCTTTCCCCCACCAACCACACATGCCAACTGTTGTTCCTAGTGGTTTCTTTCGCACAAAGTTCCTCTTATTAAAAGATCTTTTGATCCAACTTAATCTAACAGTTTTGATCCATAGTAGAAATTTAAGATTTGACTTTGGTTATTCTAACAGTTTCGATCCAACTATTATCTTAAGAAAAAGTAGTTATGAGCAGATATCTATATAACGAATCATCATAAACTTTTCTGACATCTTTAAGCTAGACAGTAGTTAAATTCTGTTTCCCTATATCTGATTACAATGAGATTGAATCAGCCTTTAAAAACTCTCAACGATTTGCAGCAAGAATCACTGTCCTTGAGAAAAATGGGTCTCCCTCACATTCTCCTGCACGGCCTAAGACATATCAAACATGAATTCTACAGAGAATAAACATAAGTAAAAACTCTGGATAAAATCATCAACTAAGGTTGGTTACCTGAAGAAGCTCTGTCATCTTGCCACGTCCATAACTCGGCATTGGTTTTGGGATATGTACTGGATGGACCGGGTGTATAGCCTGCAAAGGCTCAATAGACAGAGCCTGCTCCTCAGGTTCAGTGAACTGTGACGTGCTGTTATGGACTTGACCTTCCTTCATCACTCGTGTAAGCAGCGTCTCAAACGGCTTGCTATTACTACCTCCACTCACTTGAGACTCGGTCTGCATATGTCCCTGGTGGACCGGGACACTCCCACTGCCATTCTCCACGACCAGACCCAAAGGATGGTTGGGCATTGCTGGATTAGCGGGAAGAATCGGAACAGGAGCCAATGCTCTATCACCACGCTTCTCACGGAACCTAGATTTACGACCTCGTTTAGCTGGCAATCCGTGTTGATGCGTCACGTCGCTGGTTCTTGTTATCATTGGAACATGAGGAGCAATATCGTTATCAACCGATACAGGCTCGCAGCGACCAGGCCTGAACACCACACCTCTAAGCACGGTATCAGAGTTACCAAGCTTAACCGAAAGCAAGAAGCCGGCTTCAAAAGTTGCCTCGATGACGCCAGTAACGTGCTGCCCAACCATAGCTTCATCGCTTTCAATGTGGCGAGGCTGCTCGGTGGAGTCTTCTAGCTTGAGGTGCTTTCTGGGGCGACCAGGTTTCCGTTTGGCAATGACTTCACCAGAGACAGTGTGGTTGTTGTTCTCCTCATGGCTTTCCTTCTCCATTTCGAATTAAGCCTATCTGAAGCAGTGAAGATGCAAAAGTGAGAAAATCATGAATATACAGAGACGAGAGACCATCACAGAGTTTATATTACCAAACGCAAGATTATCAGAATGGGTAATTGTTGTAAAACAAAATGTTATCTCAAACTGTAACAGCAAACACTAAACCTCTTTTGCGTTTCAAATCTTGGGGATTTATACAAGATGAGATCCCACTAGTAATCCAACATGCAAACCCATGTTTAGCCCCTAAATCGCGACTCCTAATTACAAATTATCTCATAATCATCAGACACACTaatcaaaacacacaaaattagCAATTTTTTTTCGCAGTTGCCCTAGAATTGAATTCAAAGACAATTGTTTGTTGtcggatataaaaaaaaaaaaattcgagtgACGAGAGAGAGACAAACACACACATCGCAAATATTATTACCacacagaaaaaaagaaagaaacatgaCTCATGTGCAAAAAAGCTTGAAACTTTCCATGTGTAAACACACAGACAagacaaagaaagagaaaaagaaacaaagagaccTGAGATTTTTCGCCTCCGTTTCCTCAGCTTTCTTCCTGTGGAGGAGGCATTAACAATGAGTCAAAAAAGGGTaaatcggaaaaaaaaaacatttatgagTAAAAAGAGGGCCTCAAATTTTCATTACACAAAATGATTTTGTGGATTTGGTGTAGTAAACTGatggtttgtttttgtttgggcTTTTCGGATAATATCTTTGCttagatattattatattttgcttTTGTATTTGTTCTTTACAAAATTACTCGTTGGGAGGTCACGTGCAAAACACGTGTCTTGAAATATTTTCGAATCAACATTGGGCCCTTTCTCAAAGAAATAGGACCCCACCGTTATTACCAAAACACTAAGCGCAACTATTTCCTTTTGTCGATTAAGCCCAATTAATTACAATAGCAGAAATATTCATCTAAGCCCATTCATACTCAGCATTGGACTGGTTTTGCACGAACCTAACTATGAGTTTAAGGGTTTCATAGAGACTGTAGCTTTAGATTTTTGATTTGGAATTAGGCTGTAAATTTTGTGTCTgcagaaatattattttaaagagtTTGAAAGCATTAGATATGAACACTAAAAGTTTGATTTTCAAAGTCAATATAAttcctttcattttttttatgttggttTAGATTTGCTTACTAAAACATGCGTATATTTCATAAGGTGGTTTAGGATAATGCCGTTATGCATGAATCTTTATAAACAGAAAATAACTGTGTAAATTTTCATAAGcaaaaaaattggatttataatattttctatagttTGTAATATAGCATAACTAATCGCCATTTTGAtagaaaattatgaaacatgTCACCGGAAAGCTTTGTATTCATTATATAAGACAAACAAGAGACATCTCACTAACACTCTAAAGAACATATCTTGCACTATAAACTAAAACTTAGAGTCAAGAGAGACTTTCTTATACTCAAGAGTCGAGAGAGAGTTATAGATTGTGAAATGAAAAATCTTTGAAATGGAAGCTGGGTATTCTTTGTCACAAGAAGCGTTGTCTTCATTCTGTATGACAAAACAAGATTGTTTTTTGCAGGTTGTAGCAACATGTCGCCGAGAAGCTTTGTCTTCATTATGTAAGAACAAGAATCAACATCAATTGTTAAGTTCTGAAGATAAgctttgaaaatttataatgtttttcatatagtttattattaaatcaataacttaaaatcaattgtcAAGTTTTGTAAtcgattaaaatttaaatttaaacatattttttagttaatgaattttaaaatctctacagtatattttggattttgattttcaTTATTTGTTCATGAAAATCCAGCACAATTGATTTGAATTCAAtcttaaactagattttgatccgcgctttcaaagcgcgggtttatttttgtttttttttcaattgacaaatatttagtaaatgtcacattttcatatatttgtgttttattttataaaagacttaaaaaaattatctttatttatcgtatttcattttaaatatgactatttatgttaaaaaaattaaactttatttttttaatgaattaagttggtataactctgataaattaattttatcatggggttaatattttaattaaaaaattatatacttttaataaagatttatacttttcaataaaaaaattcaattatttttatgaatgcttaaattatattaagaaaagaaaaaaataataattaagaatagttgaaaaaaaattatttgaacttggactcaatggcccaaaggaaaaaaaaagtgagaatttaatctaattttttaataggcccaaatggcccaagagagatttgatttgggttggatccaaaaataatgacccaatatagatttgttattaatattacttaattgcccttaatgaaacatgcaatgttagtgaaagaaacatgcccctaaggtaattatgacaataggatcctactttaatagtatagatacaaagaatttataaatcttttgaagaataacactagattttaaatCCAGATTTTAAATCACTGattgaataatattatattttaaattagatttataaattttaaaatcattcaaTTAACATTggattttatttagatttaaacACTATTTAAATACATAATTGAATAAAACACTAATGTGGCTGTACAAAGCAATATAAGAATGTGCAAAGCAGGCACATACCATATACTGTTTTCTTTTATTGGAAACTTGATTCCCAtagaataaacaaaatattagtgTTCCAAGATTTTTCACAAgacgtttgtgtgtgtgtgcttCTGAACCACATTTTGAAGTTATTCGATCAAAGGAAGGATCAAAATAATTTCTTCACGTTCGAGTCTATTTCACCCGTTCTCTGGATGAAATCCATCAAGAATTCACAAGTCACTTTTCTAGTTCTGGTATACCTTGTTTCCTACCATTTAATAAACGACAGATCGAGCTAACATAACGTAACCAAGAGATGGGAAAAATAGAACAATCGAAAATTTATCATTGCAGAAGTACTCAAACATCCCACACAACTTCAGCTATTAAACAGAGAACCACAAAACTtcaaaccaaaagaaaagaCCCCTTAAAAACCTCTAATGATGATCGATCACACAATATTATTCGCATATAAAAGAGAAAGATAAAACCGAACGATCCGAATCTAGAACCCGTGGATCTTGATCTGATCCTTCTTAGCAATCCCAGTCTGAACCAAAAAGTGAGAAACTTTCTTCCTCTGATCACCCTGAAGCTGAATGATCTTGCCTAGCACCTTGTCCTGCACAACGTTCCCGTTGCAGCAAAAGTCTTTCTTAAGATCCTTGAGAATCTTCTCGTAGCTGTACTCTTTCTTCAGACCTTGAACCGTTGTCAAACTCTTTTTACCATTCCTCTGCTGGATACGGACGTGGATATACTCTTTTGTCCCTGGTGCATCTGTGTCTTGAGCTTCTGCGAAAGGGTCATATGCTAATGGTACCTGGATGTCTAGCTCAACCATGTAAACTTGGAAAGCTCTCTTTGGATTCTCTCTGCACATAATTGGAAACAACAGGTTTAGATCCAGAAGCAGATCATGAgtaacaataaatataataatcaaGAAACCAAATCAAACAATAAACATAGATTAAACTTGAGTAAAACCCTAACAATCAAGTAAACCAATTCGCGTGACGAGAAGATCGCTAGttctaataaattaaatatcagAAGAAATAGATGGGAAGACGAAACCGTACCTGAAGATGTGGGGGAAGACCGAACAAGTATTTGACTTTTGGTTTTCAATTGATGAGAAGAGAGAGGAGGAATAGGTGTGTATATTTATAGGgcttttttaaagaaattatgaGGCGGTTAGATCATAGCCGTAGATCTCTATCAATTAAATTTAGACACGTGTATGGATAAGTGCTATTTGGTGACCAAGTTGGATGTTCCACGTTAAGAATAATTACTTCTTTCCGTTCAGCTTACAATAAACGCGCAACTCTCTCAGATTCTTGGGGCCCATTAACAGCGTTCATTTCTATATATAAGAAAGCAACAAGTGGGTCCTTCTATTTCAACAAGTTGCTAGAAGATTCGCGACGACTGTGTAACTTGGAGAACTCAAGTTCGATACGTGTGGTTGTTGTCTGACGgacaaaaagaagagaagagaaaaagagattttGAGCAATTGGGAAGAAACGAACTCCACGGGTGTCATCATTCCATGTGTGTAATATTTTTTCAGTTATTAAATTAAATCAACTAGGTGTTTTATCCGCAATGCaggcttaaacattttcataacttttgaaaagttctttgtacactatattcataattttagtaaaaaatttaatttgattaatatttaattatattatttatgtttttaactttttactaaaatactttttcagattacaatacaatatatatatatatatatatatatatatatatatctttttttaattatatttttatattttggttaattcaatattctatttttaattatataattaagaattttatttgattaatatttagttatataattcatgtttttaactttttactaacagattttttcagataacagtacaatatatacataaattatctctttttaaaattatttttcaaattttggataattcttactattattaattttaatcaattatctaatcaaataaattcaaatttagtttttttttttaatttagctatatattttattcattaaggttataaacgatattaaccgctctaacttttaacctGAGAACTCGATTCCAAAagtttacttcgcaaataatagtatagataaataaattctgttaaaaatattgatataaatGCATAAGAAAatgtttcttcaaaaaaaaaaaaaaaaagaagagaagagaccgTACCGTACGTCTTTATTGATCAAAGCTTACTCGTTGCTCAAACTTCGGATGATGTACTGAAGCATACCGCCATGATCATAGTACGCCAGTTCCAACTGATAATTCGCATAAACCCCCCACGTTAgacctttttaaaaatatgcttACAATCATTATTAAAGACAAAGCTTGGTCCAAATAGTTTGTTACTTATTACCTTGGAATCTAACCGCAAAGTGCATGCAAAAGGTTTGCCAGTCTCCGTAGTCGCAATTATGTCTTGTGAAACACAGAGGAACAATCCAAATACTAGCTAAGTTGCTACGGTGGACTCTATCGAAGCTCGTGGCAATAATAGCTTTCACTCCCTAATTAATAATGTTAAAATCTCAAGGTTACGTGATGGTAGAAATGACCAAAAGATCAACAAGCCTTTTAGATGAATGATACTTATAGCAATATATCTGTTAAGTCTACTGCAACTCAAGAGTGTTGACTTCTGTTGGACACAAAGACACAACAAACACAAGATAAGGAACTGATGGTTTGAGCTCGAAGAACAGAACCATAACATGGGAAGAGAAGAAGGTGTTTTGCGGTTGTAGAAGAAATGAAAGACAGAGCACACACACAACTTTAACCAGTTTACTCCCATTAACTAGGGTAGCTACGTCTGGCCGAGACTTTTTTCGGAATCCACTAGAATCATTGATTACAACAAGGAGATACAACTGACCCGCCTAATACCCTTCACTAGTACTTAGACTCACTCTGTAACATTCCTTGTAACTTGAGAAAACGATTGTATACAAGTTTATGCTAATACAATCTTTTCTCTATCACTCTCTCTATATCCTTACTCTCTCTCATTACCTCATGCCTTTATATTGAAGATGCATTAGGTTTACTCGTGCTGATGAGCCTCCATGGGGATGTGTATAGCCGTTGGAGACGCTCCCTGATCTTATCCTCAATGCAAGAACTCTTGCTTTATTGATAAACATGTTGTAAAAGGCTGATGAACCCCACTTAAGAAACATAAACCTTTCCCAATTCCTGTCAGATTCTAGCTGCATACCTTTTCCCCAAATTTCTGGTTTTGCCCCATATACTTGGTCTGAGTGATCAAACAGAAGATCAACAAGAACCTGTATGCAGAAATGAACTAGAAAATTGTGGAGTTAGCTACATGTTCTTATACATAATAACATATGGGAAACTGCTTTATATTCGACACATCAAATCATCAAAATGAAGCAGTTAACTAACCCGTGGATTAATCTTGTTAGGATCATGACCAAGACTCTTCAGGGCATCCCTCATAGCAGTAAGATCAACTATAACTGGCACTCCAGTGAAAGCCTAACCAAGAAAATGTTCTATCAAATAAGTAAATGTTCTTACGAGATGTATTCCCAGTCCATTATTTTCTTAACATCACCCTTCGTGATGTGAAACTTGTCACAATTACTAATAGCTGATTCCAGTAGTATCCGGAGAGAATATAGATGGTAACCTATCTGCAACATATTAAGAAACATGTGTTATGTATTAAGAACGAATAAAGCAAGACAAGGAAGAGATTTGGAGGTAACAACaaaagcttctttttttttgaaataacaaCAAAAGCTTCTTACCGACTCTTGGATCGCTTAAAGCTGGTAAAGAGTAGACGTTTCCATACTCTCCACCATCAAGCTTGTGAAGCGTTGTTAAGATATCTTTGTAGGCTTGTATGGATGTTCAGAAGCTAAATTTTCATAACTTTAACTGTTAGATTAGAAAATGATACAAAAGTAATCATATTAGGATCATCATCAcatgatttgcttcttttttttatttgcggAACAAATAAAAACTGAGAACACTTCAGCCACATTTAAGTGAACTACTGTATCcccaaaatgtaaaataaaacaacataaGTGAACAACGATTCGTGTCACAAGCTAAAGAAGTGAGTATATAACAAAGATAACCACCAAGTAATTACCAATGGTAGCGAACTTCCATTTAAATTTCTCTAATACCAGAGTAGCAATCCTTGTAGCGGCAGAGCACAATGGAAACAAGCAGAGAGACGAGGCAGGGGAGATTTTAGATAGTGAATAAGCACTAAGAAGGAACATGCACCCTGGATGAGGCAtgcctaaacatggctaaaaaTCAAAACGGCATATAGGTGATTAAAaaacttcagaaggaggagaACAAAAAGGATCAATGGAAATCCTAAAACATGATTGAAGGAAGAGAGCGAGAGAGTAAGTCGGCAAAGCTTTGTATTAGTTGTCTACCAACAAGAACGAGAAACACATTACAACTTAAGGAGGCCACGTCAGTAGTTAACCGTTGGATGGACTCAGAGTAGACGGTTGGTGATTCCTCTTTGACTGTAGTAGACAAATGAATTCAAATGGATCAACGAATCTTTGTTAGAGGAATCGAAGAAGATGacaaaatgaataaaatgatTCTGTTATTCTGTTACAGAGTGAGTGCTCTGtttatatacatacataatgaaccggtttattcggttaaatGTTGGTTTATATTAAACCAACTATACATTTCATAATCTACTCTAATACCCTTCCTCAAGGTGGCATGTAGATCGAAGAGAATGCCATCTTGCTGATTAATGTGTGAAAGATAGCTGGATAGAGCGGCTTAGTGAAGACATCGGCTAACTGATTGTGTGTACGAACGTGTAGTGTCTTGATCAAGCCTGTCAAAATCCTCTCACGAACAATGTGACAATCAATCTCCAAACacttggttctttcatgaaacACTGCATTATTGGCGATATGTATAGCCGCAGTTGAATCACAAAAGAAAGCCACAGGTTGATGTTGATGAACTGTGAACTCACGTAGAAGATTGACAATCCAAACTATCTCACGAACAGCAAGTTCCATGGCTCGATACTCTGACTCTGCAGACGAGTGGGAGACAGTAGTTTGCTTCTTAGACTTCCATGCTATTAGAGAAGGTCCAAGAAAGAGGCAAAACCCTGAAGTAGAACGTCTAGTATCTTTACAAGAGCCCCAATCAGCATCGGTGAAAGTCTTTAGAACCAAGTCTGATGTAGAACTATAGAATATCCCTTTTCCAATAGTTCCCTTGAGATAGTGTAATACCTTGTATGCAGCTTTGAGGTGCGTTTGTGTTGGAGCCGAAGT
Above is a window of Brassica napus cultivar Da-Ae chromosome A10, Da-Ae, whole genome shotgun sequence DNA encoding:
- the LOC125579157 gene encoding uncharacterized protein LOC125579157 isoform X2; this translates as MEKESHEENNNHTVSGEVIAKRKPGRPRKHLKLEDSTEQPRHIESDEAMVGQHVTGVIEATFEAGFLLSVKLGNSDTVLRGVVFRPGRCEPVSVDNDIAPHVPMITRTSDVTHQHGLPAKRGRKSRFREKRGDRALAPVPILPANPAMPNHPLGLVVENGSGSVPVHQGHMQTESQVSGGSNSKPFETLLTRVMKEGQVHNSTSQFTEPEEQALSIEPLQAIHPVHPVHIPKPMPSYGRGKMTELLQENVRETHFSQGQ
- the LOC106371230 gene encoding protein translation factor SUI1 homolog; the protein is MVELDIQVPLAYDPFAEAQDTDAPGTKEYIHVRIQQRNGKKSLTTVQGLKKEYSYEKILKDLKKDFCCNGNVVQDKVLGKIIQLQGDQRKKVSHFLVQTGIAKKDQIKIHGF
- the LOC125579157 gene encoding uncharacterized protein LOC125579157 isoform X1 → MEKESHEENNNHTVSGEVIAKRKPGRPRKHLKLEDSTEQPRHIESDEAMVGQHVTGVIEATFEAGFLLSVKLGNSDTVLRGVVFRPGRCEPVSVDNDIAPHVPMITRTSDVTHQHGLPAKRGRKSRFREKRGDRALAPVPILPANPAMPNHPLGLVVENGSGSVPVHQGHMQTESQVSGGSNSKPFETLLTRVMKEGQVHNSTSQFTEPEEQALSIEPLQAIHPVHPVHIPKPMPSYGRGKMTELLQAVQENVRETHFSQGQ